AACCAGAGCCAAGCAAGTAGACGACAAAACGAGAGCAAGCGTTTGCATAGTTGCTTCCCAAAATCCCATTCCATAGATAAGCAACAAGCCTAATACGGTAAAGATAGCCGTTCCACGCCCGGCCTTCATCCATGCTGCGACAGCAAGCGCCAGGATAGTTATATAAAAAGGTATTCCGAAAAGTACATGTTGAAATCCTATAATGAAACTACCGATGCCTGAATTCACGGCATCAAAAAAAGTAGAAAAATGCACCATCATCCAATTAATGGCACTCTCTATATATTGTCCTATATTGATCATAAGTCTATTGCGTTTTGAATTATTTCGTTTATTTCTTCTTTATCTTTCCCCGTTACTTCGATGATTAAGGATGATAACGGAATAGTGCCCAGGAACTCACGGGTTTCGTCAATTACCCAAACGGGTGAATTGCTCTTTGTCATCAGGGGGAGAATATCTTCCAGTACCGTATCACACAATACGGAATGGACTTCCGTACGCACAACCGTTTCGATAGATTTTTCCTGTTTGTTACGCAGTTTCAACAGGTCGTTCAAGCGTACTTCACCTACCAGTTTATCGTCGGCATCTATGACGGGAAGTACTGTTATATTCTTCGCACGCATTTTACGAATCAAGACTTCGGGACCTTCTTTTTTCAGACGGGCTACCAATGGTTTGTCAATCATCAAAGATGAAGCGGTGATAATTTTACTCCTGTCAACGTTTTCTACAAAGCGGGCTACATAATCGTTGGCCGGTTCGGTCAGAATCTCTTCCGAAGTTCCTATTTGTACTACTTCTCCATCTTTCATGATAGCAATACGGTCGCCCAGTTTAATCGCTTCACTCAGGTCGTGGGTGATAAAGACAATAGTCTTTTTCATCTTTGATTGCAAGGCGAGAAGTTCATCCTGCATCTGTACACGAATCAAGGGGTCGAGAGCAGAGAAAGCCTCATCCATTAAAAGAACTTCGGGATTATTGGCTAAGGCACGAGCCAGTCCGACACGTTGCTGCATCCCGCCGGAAAGTTCGCCTACCATTTGGTTCTCGTAGCCTTTCAATCCAACGAGTTTCATACTTTCCATGGCTTTCTTTTCTCGCTCCTCTTTCTTCACTCCTTGAAGTTCGAGACCGAACGCTATATTATGTAATACAGAACGGTGGGGTAACAGACCAAAGTTTTGAAATACCATTGCCAGTTCTTTACGCCGGACTTGCAACAATTCTTTTTCAGACACCTTGGATATATCTATTCCATTCACAAGTACTTGTCCCGAAATGGGACGTATCAGACGATTAATACAACGCAGTAATGTCGATTTCCCACTGCCGGAGAGCCCCATTATCACAAAAAATTCTCCTTCGTTAATTGAAATATTAGCATTTTTCACTCCTACTGTACACCCGGTATCTTTTAGGATCTCCGATTTACTTTTATCTTCTTTCAGCATCTTGAGAGCTTTCTGTTTCTCATTACCGAAAATGAGATATAAATCCTTTATTTCTATTTTGCTCATATAATAATATATTGGTTTAGATTATAATATTTGTTTTGTTTTCAACTGTCGCGCCTACCATTCTCACCAATGATAAACAAGTTGAAAGTTCGCTTGGTTCGGCCACATTACATGATAACATGGCAACCTTATGAGTTTTAAATGATTAAAAAACAGACTGAGTAGTTTAAAAGGAATAGAATTTGGTAAGATTATCCTCTCAATGAACAGTAAAAACAGTATTTTTATATATGAATGACAGCCTGTTTTTGCATATTATTTCGACAAAGATAGGCAAAATAGATTAAAGATACAAATTTTATTCAGAAACGGAGTAATTCCAAAGGTGCTTTTTCAGGTCTACACACCCATTTTGTTTGAAAGAAACTCCCTCTTCCAATAGGATTTGTTTTTGTTCTTCCCAACCGGGAACAAGACGTCCTGATGCATTGACTACTCTATGGCAAGGAGTGGAAACATTATCCGGCACTTGCTTCAAAGCACGTCCTACCATACGGGAACATTGAGGCATCCCCAGTAACGCAGCAATACTTCCATAGGTGGAAACTTTACCCAACGGAATCTCACACACCACCTGATACACTTCCC
The nucleotide sequence above comes from Bacteroides caccae. Encoded proteins:
- a CDS encoding quaternary amine ABC transporter ATP-binding protein codes for the protein MSKIEIKDLYLIFGNEKQKALKMLKEDKSKSEILKDTGCTVGVKNANISINEGEFFVIMGLSGSGKSTLLRCINRLIRPISGQVLVNGIDISKVSEKELLQVRRKELAMVFQNFGLLPHRSVLHNIAFGLELQGVKKEEREKKAMESMKLVGLKGYENQMVGELSGGMQQRVGLARALANNPEVLLMDEAFSALDPLIRVQMQDELLALQSKMKKTIVFITHDLSEAIKLGDRIAIMKDGEVVQIGTSEEILTEPANDYVARFVENVDRSKIITASSLMIDKPLVARLKKEGPEVLIRKMRAKNITVLPVIDADDKLVGEVRLNDLLKLRNKQEKSIETVVRTEVHSVLCDTVLEDILPLMTKSNSPVWVIDETREFLGTIPLSSLIIEVTGKDKEEINEIIQNAIDL
- a CDS encoding MGMT family protein produces the protein MKDYKVDKASLSETFCREVYQVVCEIPLGKVSTYGSIAALLGMPQCSRMVGRALKQVPDNVSTPCHRVVNASGRLVPGWEEQKQILLEEGVSFKQNGCVDLKKHLWNYSVSE